The nucleotide window cgtgcgtgtgtgtgtgtgcgtatagccGTGTGTGTTACCACGAACCTGCCATGTGGGGTCAGCATGTCTGAAGTAGCAGAAGTTATCGGTGATCCACTTATAGATGCAGGACAGCGTGATCTTGCTCTTCTTACTGGCCTGCATGGCCATGCAGATGAGGGGTGGCGTAGGAGTACGGAGGCTTGATGTGAGCGTTGGTCTTGTAGTCCACCTCGTCCGGACAGTGGCCATGGGCCACCAGGCCAGGGAGAGCTGAGAGGGACTGCCATCCGAGTGTAGGCTGCCGCCGTGGGCTTGCCGGGGGTGAGGGGCATGCCCATGGAGGCTGGGTCCCCCCGCCAGCGGAGATGCTGGAGCCTCAGGCCCCAGGAGCTGCTGGTGGTGCCCgaagaggtgaggctgggggtgggtggagagagggggcggcCGGGGGGCCGTTGGCGCTGAGGATGGAGAACTCCTGGAGCCACTGGAGGCTGGTGAGGCTGTCGTCCAGGCAGAGGGAGCCccctggggctgggggccgaggagggggccaggctggggggaggccaggctgggggaggccaggctgggggagtccaggctggggggggcagggttcaCATCCAGGATCCTGGAGGTCCAGGTGTTCTGCCTGGGCTGCAGCGGgttaccacctcctcctccagactcacAGAGCCCTCAGGCCAGGGGTCCACACAGCTCAGAGATAGCATGGTGGCCCGGCAACACCTCTTCCTGCGAGTGTgagtctttatctctcttctttcctgttctccctcacctcccttgtTGCAGtctggcgagagagagaaaaaacatacACTCGGCAGTTAGCAAAGCAGAAGATGACAGTGATAGGTCTATTTTAAAACAGAGGGTGTCAtgtgaggagag belongs to Osmerus mordax isolate fOsmMor3 unplaced genomic scaffold, fOsmMor3.pri Scaffold_228, whole genome shotgun sequence and includes:
- the foxj1a gene encoding LOW QUALITY PROTEIN: forkhead box protein J1-A (The sequence of the model RefSeq protein was modified relative to this genomic sequence to represent the inferred CDS: deleted 5 bases in 5 codons) translates to MLSLSCVDPWPEGSVSLEEEVVTAAAQAEHLDLQDPGSPGGSLCLDDSLTSLQWLQEFSILSANGPPAPPLSTHPQPHLFGHHQQLLGPEAPASPLAGDPASMGMPLTPGKPTAAAYTRMAVPSALPGLVAHGHCPDEVDYKTNAHIKPPYSYATLICMAMQASKKSKITLSCIYKWITDNFCYFRHADPTWQVR